GTTTGCGAACGAAACTCAAATTAGCTGGAGCAGATCATAATTATATTCAAACAGTACGTTCAATAGGATATAAATTTTGTGATCGAGCGGATATAAATTTAAATTCTTAACGACTTAATTTGTAAATAAATGAGAAGTTAAATTTTGATAATGTAAATTGCTAACTGTGTTCTTTAGCTTTTGCTAAAGAACTTTTTGAGGCGATCATTTTTTTTAGATTATTTTATTGCAGTATTACTTTAAATGAACGATTTCTGCTTTACAAAATGGTAGGTGTCAAAACCTTTATTTTGTACTTAATTTTTTGCCACAGAATAAGAATGTTTTTATTTTATAATAAATAGTATAGAAATCTATATTTAGAAACAATTAATTGTGATGTAAGAGTGAACTCTAATTTTTAAATTAAGAAGGAGGATTGTTTATGTATAAAGTTGGCTGGATTAAAATGTCAGCAACAAACTCTATTGAAAATTTTGATATGGAAAAGTTAAAACCTATTTCATTTGTTCAATTTTTGGGGTTCCCAGATAAAAATGCTAGAAAAGAGTTAGATGCATTAATTATTGATGGGTCAGGCTATTCCCCGACCAAAGAGCTAATGATTATTCAATGGTTATTGCAAGAAACACTACCAATGGTATGGATTTATATGAAAGAAGCAGAATCCTCTATAGTTGATATGTATGCCTCTATAGGAGTGAACGGAATTTTGACGACCAATTATTCTTTTGAAAGTATAGGGAAATTTATAAGAAATACACTTCAAAAAAAGCAGGTTGTTCAATCAAAAAATCTTGATAAAAAACAAATGAATAATTCAAAGGTAGATTTAAATAAAAAAAATATTTCTATAATAGTAAATGGAAGGGAAATTTTTTTAACAACCCGTGAATTCAATATGCTCTATTTTCTTAGAAGTCATGCTAATCAGACAGTTAGTTACAGAGAATTATTTCAAAAGGTATGGCCTAATGAAGTATATCAAAGAGAAGTTTCAAACTATAGAATCGCTAATATAATTTCAAAGGTGCGAAAAAAAATTGAAATAGACTCAAGCAAACCGAAACTTATTAAAACAACACGTTCAATTGGTTATGTGTTTAAAGAATAGCCTTGTAAACAAACCATTTTTTTAAGTCAAACAATAGAAATTGTTTGGCAATACTAAAAAAAATAAATGGAAATTTAATCAGAGAGAGAGAATTATTTTATGAAAAAAAATAGAATCTTAACATGTGTAACGCTTGCAGCATTATTGTCACAAAATATATTACCATTATCCGCAGCTGCGGAAGTTTTAGAAGAAAATGTACAAACGGAAGACGTAACTAGTTCAGAAGTTGTTGAATCAGAATCCTCTGATTCAGAACAGGCTACTACGGAAGAAACAACAGAAACACAGATTCAACAGGATTCGTCTGAAAGTGAAGACGTTCCAGTTGAAGAAGAAAATGTGGTGCCGCATTCTAGAGCAGTACCAGCTGGTATGGAAATTACAGATGAATT
The DNA window shown above is from Enterococcus sp. 4G2_DIV0659 and carries:
- a CDS encoding winged helix-turn-helix domain-containing protein: MYKVGWIKMSATNSIENFDMEKLKPISFVQFLGFPDKNARKELDALIIDGSGYSPTKELMIIQWLLQETLPMVWIYMKEAESSIVDMYASIGVNGILTTNYSFESIGKFIRNTLQKKQVVQSKNLDKKQMNNSKVDLNKKNISIIVNGREIFLTTREFNMLYFLRSHANQTVSYRELFQKVWPNEVYQREVSNYRIANIISKVRKKIEIDSSKPKLIKTTRSIGYVFKE